The DNA segment TTCGTCGCGACTGGACGTGGTGAAGTAGACCATCATATGCCGGTCTTTCGTCCACCATTTCACGCACGGCTCGAACTCGGCATTGAAGCGCTTCAGGTCGGAGCCTTGGATCAGGGCGCGGTGCGCCACCCATCCGCTGTAGTTCGGCTTCTCGGGACCCAGCAGCGCTTCGCGGACGCACGAATTGATGCCGTCGGCACCGATGACGATATCCGCCCGGAAGCGCGCGCCGTCCTGGAAGAAGAGGTCGATGCCCGATCCATCGTCGACGACGTTGGTGAGGTGTTTGCCGAAGTGCAGAGTCCCGGGCTGCAATGTCGAAATCTGGAGCGCGTGCAGATCGCCCCGGTGGATCGTGATGTAGGCCGCGCCATATTCGCGCAGCGCGAACTCGCCGAGCGGAATGCGCGAGAGGTAATCTCCAGTGACGCCGTCGCGACTCATCCAGAAATCGGGCTTCGAGCCCATGTCGACGGCAGCGTCCTCGATCCCCATGCGGCGAAAGATTTTCATGACGTTGGGGCCCATGTGGATGCCCGCTCCGAGACGGGAAAAAACCGGCGCCTGCTCGAAGACATCCACATGGAAGCCGGCCTTCTGAAGCAGGGAGGCCGTGCAGGCGCCGCCTAATCCAGCGCCGACAATGGCAATGCGTGGGGTTTTCATCGGTCAATGCGCTCCCGTGTTGTCCGGCCCGAACGGATCGCTCTGTTAGCGTTGATATGTAACGTACACACTATTGTTTGGATCGCAAGAGGAAAGGGAGAAATGGCCTTTGGCCCGCCATTCCTATTAAACTTACTCTTTTTTCAGCAAATTATACGTTTATTCTGGGAGATCATCATTGACCAGAGTACCGGATCGATAAAAATAATAGTGTATACACTTAAATGGCCAACAATGGTCTGCGCAAAGAGGCCGGAAACCCCGCACCCTCCGCGCTCGCCACGCCCGGCTCTTCGCCTAAGGCTGCGCGCAACTGCGACAAGCGACTTGCTTCGAGGTGGGGCAAGTTCGTAGTCATATCCTGTCGATTCAGGGTTGAATCGAGCGGCCACGAGGGAGGGCCCTGCCTGGATGGACGAGGCGGAAGAGAGTGAGCGAGCGGAGGGCTCGGAGCCAGGCTACATATTTTCCGAGCAGGTCGGATTTCTGCTGCGGCGCGCGTATCAGCGTCATCTCGCAATATTCCAGGCAAATTCGTGCGATGACCAACTGACGAGCGTTCAGTTCTCCACGCTTTGCGCTCTACGGGATGCGGGTCCGCAGTCGCAGGGCGAACTTGTGAAGGCGACCGGTGTGGATCAGGCAACGATCCGGGGAATCATCGAGCGTTTGAAGGCGCGCAGCCTTATCACGCTTTCCAAGGACTCCGACGACGGCAGGAAAGTCATCGTATCATTGACCTCCGACGGCTCGGATTTGCTCGAGAAAATGATTCCTCATGCGCGAGAGATCACCGAACAGACGTTCGGCGCGCTGAATCCCGCCGAGCGCACCGCGCTTCTGTTTACGCTGCAGCGGATGCTCGAGGACACGCAGAGCTGAAGGCGCGCCGCCGCAACCCAGTAATGTGCAAGACCTTGGGAGTGACCTAAGCCAGCGTATGCACGATCACCGGCCCGGCGACCGCTGTCGCCGGCCCGATCATCAGAGGCGCGAGTTCCTGTTCTATCCAGGCGAGCCCGCGTCGGTTCGACTCCTCCGCGCCCGCGTGATTGTTGAAAATGCTGATCGCCGTCACGGTGTCGTCTGGCGCATATACCACATAATAGGCCATGAAGCCTTCGACATCGCTGATGATCGGAATGGCGCCTTCTTTGATCCTGCGAGCCAGTTCCTCGGCCATACCGGTTTTTGCCTTGCCCTGACGAATAGCGGCGTACATTGGGTCCTCCCTCGGCGGAGCCACCGCAGTCGCGGTTACCGCGACTTTCCCTCACGCAGGATGATGCAGGTGGCGCGATCAGCAGAATTTCCCGCATGCGGGAGCGTACGCCCTCGCCCGCAACGACGCCATTGAATAATGGTACGCGTCGCTGCGCTCGACGCGCCGCATCTCAGAACGCGACCTTGACGCCGCCTCTGGCGGAACCGACCTTGCTCTCGTCGGACATCATCATGCCTTCGAACGCGCCATACAGCGACACGTTGGGCGTCAGGCGGTCGTCGAAGCCGACGCCGCCGACCGCACTGCCCTTGCCGGGCGTGACGAACGGATCGCTACCGCCGGACGTTAGCCGCTCAATGGCGTAGAGAAACCCGCGACGATCTTCACGAGATCGGCCTGACGCGTGACGCCGGTCTTCTCGAACAGGTGGCCGAGATGCGTCTTGACGGTGCTTTCGGCAACACCGAGTGCGACCGCGACTTCCGGAACCCGGCCGACTTCCACGATCGCGAGCAATACCCGCAGTTCGGTCGGCGTCAGGTGGTAGGCTCGCGCGATGACTTCCGGCGGCGATGGAACCTCGATCGCCGATTTGCGAACGAACAACGCCGCAACTGCCGAATAGGCGGTTCCCGCAAGGCGGCGCGCGCCCGACGTCAACGGCAGCACGTGCGCCACGTAGCGCGTCCCGTCCTGCGCTCTCAGGGGCAGATCGATGCCCTCGATTCCAATGGCGGCATCTCCGCCGCCGGCGGCCGAGAGCAGTTCGCGCAAGGCCTTCTCGATGTCGCGATCGCGCGCCGAGATATGCCCGCCCGATTCCGAAAGAAAGTCATTCATGCCGAGAATGGTGCGGCCGGCAACGTTGGCATGAACGACGCGCCCCTCCGCGTCGAGCAGACACATCCCTGCGCTCAGGCCGTCGAGCGTGTCGGCAAAGGTCGCGGCTTCCGTCGTCTTGAGATCGATCGCTTTCGAGACAAGCACCGCGCGGCGAATATGCGGAATGATCAGGCGGATTCGCTGGCGCGCCTCTTCGTCGACAAGTCCGTCGCGCTCGTGGCGAAAGACGCCGAACATCGCCACGCTGGTCAGGGATTTGTCGAGCACGGCAGCGAGGAAATCGACGACGCCCTGCGGCTGCACCCACTCGCGATAAAAACGCGTCTCGAGAAATTCGTGATAGGGCATCAGATCCGTCACCGAGATCGGCTGTTCGACCTCGGCAAAGAAATGACCGGTCGTCGCAGGATCGAGCTTTGCATACTTGTCGAAGTAGAGCTGCCGATACTGAGGATCGGTACCGAACTCGTGGTAGATATTCCCTGCCCCGCCGGCCGCATCCTTTGAAAACAGCGCCGCTGACGAGCCGCCGATGAACTTCGCGGCTTTGGCGAGCACGGAGCGCCATCGCGAGGCATCGATCGCGGCATCGTAGATTTCGCCGATGAAGAGCGAAAGTTCTTCCTGATCAATCACATTTTTTGGGAAAATTGCGTTCATGGACACCACGGAGGAACGGCGGGCGACTGCGCGTGATTCCGCCCGGGCTGCAAATAACGAGCTCCCTGCCGAGCGGTCCGCCAGCCGCGGCCCTTCATCGCGACCTTTCTGCTTTTGACTTTTTGGGTTTCAAGGCCCGCCGCTTCATCGTCGCCGTGACAAATGTCTTGAACTTTGTCTTGGCCCCGGCGTCAGCTGCGCGCTCTTCATTCGAAACCCTCTGTCCTGCCTGCTCGCGCGAACCAACACAGAGATCGGATTTATTCGCCACCAACAGACCTTCCCATTTCGCCTTGCGCTCGAGCGACAGCCCGCGACGGGCCGAACGCGGCCCGATGTATCGCGATGTATACGGCGGTGCCGCGCTCTCACTTGGACGGAGCCGACAATGAGTGGGGGGCAAACGAACAGCGCTATCAAATTCACGTTGCGGTACCCCTGATCATTTGCCGCAGCGGCAAAGCGCTTACGCGCGATCGTCAACGTTCCATCGCATTGGTTTCGGCTTGAAGCGTCATCTGAACGGATGAGGCGACGCCCATGCGGCTCACATATGTTGTCGTCATATCAGGGATCGGCGCGAGGGATTCGGCAACCGTTACGCGAAGGCTCGCTTCGCGCAACGAAGCAATTCGTCTCGCGTTCGGTCGACACTTGCGGCAAGCGCGCTAGGCTACATTCACCAACGTAAATCGAATTGGAAAATTACCGGATGTCAGCTCGAGAAAGCTCTCGCCCGGAAAAGCAAGCAGCGATGTCAGCGAAAGCAGTTGAGGTCGGTGGAATCGCCTCGTCAGTTCGCGAGCGGATTGGAAAATCCGGCGGCGAGTTTGACGAGATCGGCCTGGCGGCTGGCTCCGGTCTTGGAGAACACCCGGTACAGATGCGTCTTGACGGTGGATTCGGCGACGCCCAGCCTTTCCGAGGTTTCCGGCACCCCGCCGATTTCGACGATGGCAAGCAGCACCCGCAGTTCAGCCGGTGTCAGTCCGAAAGCGCTGGCAACGAGGCCGCCATAGGACTGGCTGTCCAGTTCGATCTTGCGGACGAATACCGCCGCCACAGCCTTCGATGGCACGTCAGCACCGCGCGCAACCGACTTCAGCGGCAACAGGTGAGCAACGTATCGCTC comes from the Bradyrhizobium erythrophlei genome and includes:
- a CDS encoding FAD-dependent monooxygenase; this encodes MKTPRIAIVGAGLGGACTASLLQKAGFHVDVFEQAPVFSRLGAGIHMGPNVMKIFRRMGIEDAAVDMGSKPDFWMSRDGVTGDYLSRIPLGEFALREYGAAYITIHRGDLHALQISTLQPGTLHFGKHLTNVVDDGSGIDLFFQDGARFRADIVIGADGINSCVREALLGPEKPNYSGWVAHRALIQGSDLKRFNAEFEPCVKWWTKDRHMMVYFTTSSRDEYYFVTGVPHPAWDFQGPSVPSSQEEMREAFAGYHPIVQTLIDCTTDISKWPLLNRNPLPLWSRGRMALLGDACHPMKPHMAQGGAMAIEDGAMLTRCLVETGLQDYTTAFKLYEANRRERASRVQGVSNANTWLRTPEDPAWVFAYDIYAEPLQSGMAA
- a CDS encoding MarR family winged helix-turn-helix transcriptional regulator encodes the protein MDEAEESERAEGSEPGYIFSEQVGFLLRRAYQRHLAIFQANSCDDQLTSVQFSTLCALRDAGPQSQGELVKATGVDQATIRGIIERLKARSLITLSKDSDDGRKVIVSLTSDGSDLLEKMIPHAREITEQTFGALNPAERTALLFTLQRMLEDTQS
- a CDS encoding helix-turn-helix transcriptional regulator yields the protein MNAIFPKNVIDQEELSLFIGEIYDAAIDASRWRSVLAKAAKFIGGSSAALFSKDAAGGAGNIYHEFGTDPQYRQLYFDKYAKLDPATTGHFFAEVEQPISVTDLMPYHEFLETRFYREWVQPQGVVDFLAAVLDKSLTSVAMFGVFRHERDGLVDEEARQRIRLIIPHIRRAVLVSKAIDLKTTEAATFADTLDGLSAGMCLLDAEGRVVHANVAGRTILGMNDFLSESGGHISARDRDIEKALRELLSAAGGGDAAIGIEGIDLPLRAQDGTRYVAHVLPLTSGARRLAGTAYSAVAALFVRKSAIEVPSPPEVIARAYHLTPTELRVLLAIVEVGRVPEVAVALGVAESTVKTHLGHLFEKTGVTRQADLVKIVAGFSTPLSG
- a CDS encoding antibiotic biosynthesis monooxygenase, with the protein product MYAAIRQGKAKTGMAEELARRIKEGAIPIISDVEGFMAYYVVYAPDDTVTAISIFNNHAGAEESNRRGLAWIEQELAPLMIGPATAVAGPVIVHTLA